A single genomic interval of Camelina sativa cultivar DH55 chromosome 11, Cs, whole genome shotgun sequence harbors:
- the LOC104723528 gene encoding putative nuclease HARBI1 isoform X2, with the protein MSSNRRRNTNPSRRANPSEITTPPTETTVRAFRICQLRSQDPNNLSYEERVELWNLENEQFEELVIQPALAYYDRYFQRAPAQTDGGLGWRNIWHRLQHDVAACLQLLRMSLPCFTTLCNMLQTNYGLQPTLNISIEESVAMFLQICGHNEVQKDVGLRFGRNQETVQRKFREVLTATELLACDYIRTPTRQELYRIPERLQVDRRYWPYFSGFVGAMDETHVCVKVKPGLQGMYWNRHDNASLNIMAICDLNMLFTYIWNGTPGSCHDTDVLQMAQQSETEFPLPPSDKYYLVDSGYPNKQGFLAPYRSSRNRVMRYHMSQFHSGPPPRNKHELFNQCHASLCSVIERTFGVWKKKWRILSDFPRYNVQIQKRVVMATVGLHNFIRISNFSNADFADVMTETNNNQNLSMILVTWMQQR; encoded by the exons ATGTCATCTAATCGTCGACGAAATACAAATCCTTCCAGACGAGCAAATCCAAGTGAAATTACAACTCCTCCTACAGAAACAACAGTACGg GCATTTCGTATATGTCAGTTGCGATCACAAGACCCAAACAATTTAAGTTACGAAGAGAGAGTTGAATTGTGGAATTTGGAAAATGAACAGTTTGAAGAGTTAGTAATTCAACCAGCTTTGGCTTATTATGATCGATATTTTCAAAGAGCACCAGCCCAAACTGATGGAGGTTTGGGATGGAGAAATATATGGCATCGACTACAACATGATGTTGCTGCTTGTCTTCAGTTATTACGGATGTCACTTCCATGTTTCACGACATTGTGTAATATGTTGCAAACAAATTATGGTCTACAACCAACATTAAATATAAGTATTGAAGAAAGTGTGGCTATGTTTTTACAGATATGTGGGCACAATGAAGTTCAAAAAGATGTTGGTTTGAGATTTGGCCGAAATCAAGAAACTGTACAGAGAAAATTTAGAGAAGTTCTTACGGCAACTGAGTTATTGGCATGTGATTATATTAGAACTCCAACAAGACAAGAACTCTATCGAATTCCTGAAAGACTTCAGGTAGACCGAAGATATTGGCCATATTTTAGTGGATTCGTTGGAGCTATGGATGAGACTCATGTATGCGTCAAAGTAAAACCTGGGTTACAAGGAATGTATTGGAATCGGCACGATAATGCATCATTGAACATCATGGcaatatgtgatttgaatatGTTATTCACATATATCTGGAATGGAACACCAGGATCATGCCACGATACAGATGTTCTGCAAATGGCACAACAAAGTGAAACCGAGTTTCCTTTGCCTCCATCAGATAAGTATTATCTCGTTGATTCTGGTTATCCAAACAAACAAGGATTTCTTGCTCCTTATAGATCATCACGAAATCGAGTTATGAGATATCATATGTCCCAGTTTCATTCTGGTCCTCCTCCAAGGAATAAACATGAATTGTTCAACCAATGTCATGCATCTTTATGTTCTGTTATTGAAAGAACGTTTGGAgtttggaagaagaagtggagaaTACTTTCTGATTTTCCAAGATATAATGTTCAAATTCAGAAAAGAGTGGTAATGGCTACAGTGGGACTACATAATTTCATCAGGATTTCAAATTTCTCGAATGCAGATTTTGCAGATGTAATGACTGAGACgaacaacaaccaaaatttGAGCATGATATTAGTGACATGGATGCAACAGAGATAA
- the LOC104723528 gene encoding putative nuclease HARBI1 isoform X1, with protein MVSSKTSWMNSKKNYKRWKVLMHKTGITVDPDTSMIYASESWWVDQEFAFRICQLRSQDPNNLSYEERVELWNLENEQFEELVIQPALAYYDRYFQRAPAQTDGGLGWRNIWHRLQHDVAACLQLLRMSLPCFTTLCNMLQTNYGLQPTLNISIEESVAMFLQICGHNEVQKDVGLRFGRNQETVQRKFREVLTATELLACDYIRTPTRQELYRIPERLQVDRRYWPYFSGFVGAMDETHVCVKVKPGLQGMYWNRHDNASLNIMAICDLNMLFTYIWNGTPGSCHDTDVLQMAQQSETEFPLPPSDKYYLVDSGYPNKQGFLAPYRSSRNRVMRYHMSQFHSGPPPRNKHELFNQCHASLCSVIERTFGVWKKKWRILSDFPRYNVQIQKRVVMATVGLHNFIRISNFSNADFADVMTETNNNQNLSMILVTWMQQR; from the exons ATGGTTTCTTCAAAAACAAGCTGgatgaattcaaaaaaaaactataaaagatgGAAGGTTCTTATGCATAAAACTGGGATAACGGTTGATCCTGATACATCTATGATATATGCATCTGAATCATGGTGGGTGGACCAAGAGTTT GCATTTCGTATATGTCAGTTGCGATCACAAGACCCAAACAATTTAAGTTACGAAGAGAGAGTTGAATTGTGGAATTTGGAAAATGAACAGTTTGAAGAGTTAGTAATTCAACCAGCTTTGGCTTATTATGATCGATATTTTCAAAGAGCACCAGCCCAAACTGATGGAGGTTTGGGATGGAGAAATATATGGCATCGACTACAACATGATGTTGCTGCTTGTCTTCAGTTATTACGGATGTCACTTCCATGTTTCACGACATTGTGTAATATGTTGCAAACAAATTATGGTCTACAACCAACATTAAATATAAGTATTGAAGAAAGTGTGGCTATGTTTTTACAGATATGTGGGCACAATGAAGTTCAAAAAGATGTTGGTTTGAGATTTGGCCGAAATCAAGAAACTGTACAGAGAAAATTTAGAGAAGTTCTTACGGCAACTGAGTTATTGGCATGTGATTATATTAGAACTCCAACAAGACAAGAACTCTATCGAATTCCTGAAAGACTTCAGGTAGACCGAAGATATTGGCCATATTTTAGTGGATTCGTTGGAGCTATGGATGAGACTCATGTATGCGTCAAAGTAAAACCTGGGTTACAAGGAATGTATTGGAATCGGCACGATAATGCATCATTGAACATCATGGcaatatgtgatttgaatatGTTATTCACATATATCTGGAATGGAACACCAGGATCATGCCACGATACAGATGTTCTGCAAATGGCACAACAAAGTGAAACCGAGTTTCCTTTGCCTCCATCAGATAAGTATTATCTCGTTGATTCTGGTTATCCAAACAAACAAGGATTTCTTGCTCCTTATAGATCATCACGAAATCGAGTTATGAGATATCATATGTCCCAGTTTCATTCTGGTCCTCCTCCAAGGAATAAACATGAATTGTTCAACCAATGTCATGCATCTTTATGTTCTGTTATTGAAAGAACGTTTGGAgtttggaagaagaagtggagaaTACTTTCTGATTTTCCAAGATATAATGTTCAAATTCAGAAAAGAGTGGTAATGGCTACAGTGGGACTACATAATTTCATCAGGATTTCAAATTTCTCGAATGCAGATTTTGCAGATGTAATGACTGAGACgaacaacaaccaaaatttGAGCATGATATTAGTGACATGGATGCAACAGAGATAA